The Sulfurimonas hydrogeniphila genome includes a window with the following:
- a CDS encoding HD domain-containing phosphohydrolase has product MKNNFLNDTMNKDYLLKTFDRDVIFSATDLQGKIVYASEAFCRISKYSKEELLGKNHNILRHKDMPKELFADLWATLKAGKEWYGEIKNRAKDGSFYWVYAHIGPYTNESGEVVGYHALRENITDKKALQELQKNMENMNEYLKEEVHRRIKDIVALNKDIRETQKEIIFTMGTIGESRSKETGNHVRRVAEYSRLLAEYSGMDKFHAQMLKEASPMHDIGKVGIPDAILNKPARHTAQETEIMKTHTTLGYDMLRHSDKELLQIAATIAYEHHEKYDGSGYPRGLAGEEISIYARITAVADVFDALGSERVYKKAWKDEDIVAMFQEEKGRHFDPLLVDIFLNNIADFKKIRDRYCDVACS; this is encoded by the coding sequence CTGATTTGCAGGGAAAAATTGTATATGCCAGTGAGGCATTTTGCAGAATAAGCAAATATTCAAAAGAAGAACTTTTAGGAAAAAACCATAATATTTTAAGACATAAAGATATGCCAAAAGAGCTGTTTGCAGATTTGTGGGCTACTCTCAAAGCCGGAAAAGAATGGTATGGCGAGATAAAAAACAGGGCCAAAGACGGCAGTTTTTATTGGGTGTATGCGCATATCGGACCATATACCAATGAGAGCGGAGAAGTTGTCGGCTACCATGCATTGAGAGAAAACATTACAGACAAAAAAGCTTTGCAGGAGCTGCAGAAAAATATGGAAAATATGAATGAGTATCTCAAAGAAGAGGTACACCGCAGAATCAAAGATATTGTAGCACTCAACAAAGATATACGCGAAACACAAAAAGAGATCATATTTACAATGGGCACAATCGGTGAGAGCCGTTCCAAAGAGACAGGAAATCATGTAAGGCGGGTTGCAGAGTATTCCCGCTTGTTGGCGGAGTACAGTGGTATGGATAAATTTCATGCGCAGATGTTAAAAGAAGCAAGTCCAATGCATGACATAGGAAAAGTAGGCATACCCGATGCTATACTCAACAAACCCGCAAGACATACAGCCCAGGAGACTGAAATTATGAAGACACATACTACTCTGGGGTATGATATGCTTAGACACAGCGACAAAGAACTTTTACAGATTGCAGCTACGATTGCGTATGAGCATCATGAAAAATATGACGGCTCTGGATATCCCAGAGGTTTGGCAGGAGAAGAGATAAGCATATATGCAAGAATTACCGCTGTAGCAGATGTATTTGATGCGCTTGGAAGCGAGAGAGTGTATAAAAAAGCCTGGAAGGATGAAGATATTGTTGCAATGTTTCAAGAAGAAAAAGGAAGACACTTTGACCCTCTGCTTGTTGATATATTTTTAAATAATATTGCGGACTTTAAGAAAATAAGAGACCGATATTGTGATGTTGCCTGCTCTTAG
- a CDS encoding thioredoxin family protein, protein MKTFITILFLASSLFGFETDKWLHDYNTAVNQAQKAHKNIYLFVGADRCHFCKRFKEVTLSQKKVIQRLRQDYILVYLSRDRHFIPKKFQRFGVPRHYFLNSQGKILFESFGVLEPAGFFTLLDEADLNTNN, encoded by the coding sequence ATGAAAACATTTATAACTATCCTATTTTTAGCATCTTCTCTTTTTGGATTTGAAACAGACAAATGGCTGCATGATTACAATACGGCAGTAAATCAAGCACAAAAAGCGCACAAAAACATTTACCTCTTTGTCGGAGCGGACAGATGCCATTTTTGCAAAAGATTTAAAGAAGTAACACTCTCTCAAAAAAAAGTCATACAGAGGCTTCGTCAAGACTATATTCTTGTATATCTCTCACGTGACCGGCACTTCATTCCAAAAAAATTCCAAAGATTCGGCGTTCCAAGACACTATTTTCTTAATTCACAGGGAAAAATTTTATTTGAAAGTTTCGGAGTGCTTGAGCCCGCAGGCTTTTTTACCCTTTTAGACGAAGCCGATTTAAATACAAATAACTAA
- a CDS encoding aldehyde dehydrogenase family protein: MKEAKIFFGSKEAEKAEVSQRKSPYSGEVVSTAPVCSEEDAKKALQIAKDAAVFAKKSTLAQRCAWLLDVAKKLQENKEDLAKTITDEVGKPISFSRIEVERCIETITLSAETMRTMHGETINTDAMPSGKKTLSFFRREPAGVVVAITPFNFPLNLVAHKLGPALVAGNAVVLKPTPEAPLTAYKFAKLFIESDYAVPDALSVVYGDAEVGNALITSDIPRVISFTGSVPVGNIITKNAGIKKIGLELGGNAATFIEKSADLAYAATKCAMGAFVNSGQVCISLQRIYVQEDIYDEFAELMAAATKKLKVGSPYDEETFMGPLIDDESCQRAMGWVDAAIKEGAIPLLVPRLEGRTFYPCVMANVRDDMAIVCEEVFAPIVSLVKVMDFDDAALRMNDSPYGLQFSIFTNDLSIANRAIEELDAGGIVINDMPTLRFDIQPYGGVKLSGVGREGPRFAIEEMTELKSIVIC, encoded by the coding sequence ATGAAAGAAGCAAAAATATTTTTCGGTTCTAAAGAAGCAGAAAAAGCAGAAGTAAGCCAAAGAAAATCGCCTTACAGCGGGGAAGTGGTTTCAACTGCTCCTGTATGCAGTGAAGAGGATGCAAAAAAAGCATTGCAGATTGCCAAAGATGCCGCTGTATTTGCCAAAAAAAGTACTTTGGCACAGCGTTGCGCATGGCTGCTTGATGTTGCCAAAAAACTTCAAGAAAACAAAGAAGATTTGGCAAAAACCATTACGGATGAAGTAGGGAAGCCTATCTCTTTTTCACGTATAGAAGTTGAACGTTGTATTGAAACCATAACGCTTTCAGCAGAGACAATGCGGACAATGCACGGTGAAACGATCAACACTGATGCCATGCCCAGCGGAAAAAAAACGCTTAGCTTTTTTCGACGCGAACCTGCCGGTGTTGTTGTGGCAATTACGCCTTTTAATTTTCCTTTAAATCTCGTGGCACATAAACTCGGACCGGCACTTGTCGCAGGTAATGCCGTAGTGCTTAAACCGACACCCGAAGCACCTCTGACCGCATACAAGTTTGCAAAGCTTTTTATAGAGAGTGATTATGCCGTACCTGATGCATTAAGTGTTGTTTACGGTGATGCAGAAGTTGGTAATGCACTAATTACAAGCGATATTCCCCGTGTTATCAGTTTTACAGGCAGTGTTCCTGTCGGCAATATTATTACAAAGAATGCCGGTATCAAAAAAATAGGACTTGAACTCGGAGGCAATGCCGCGACATTCATAGAAAAATCGGCTGATCTGGCCTATGCTGCAACGAAATGCGCCATGGGTGCTTTTGTCAATTCGGGACAGGTGTGTATATCGCTGCAGCGTATTTATGTGCAAGAAGATATATATGATGAATTTGCAGAACTTATGGCAGCGGCTACAAAAAAACTCAAAGTCGGCAGCCCTTATGATGAGGAGACATTTATGGGACCGCTCATAGACGATGAATCATGCCAGCGTGCTATGGGTTGGGTTGATGCCGCTATAAAAGAGGGTGCAATTCCTTTACTGGTTCCGCGTTTGGAAGGCAGAACATTTTATCCCTGTGTCATGGCAAATGTAAGGGATGATATGGCAATTGTCTGCGAAGAGGTCTTTGCACCGATAGTTTCGCTGGTAAAAGTGATGGATTTTGATGATGCTGCCCTAAGAATGAATGACTCGCCTTACGGTTTGCAGTTTTCGATTTTTACGAACGATTTAAGCATTGCAAACCGTGCAATAGAGGAGCTTGATGCGGGCGGAATAGTTATAAACGATATGCCGACACTTCGTTTTGACATACAGCCCTACGGCGGGGTGAAACTCAGCGGAGTAGGACGCGAAGGTCCGCGTTTTGCCATAGAAGAGATGACGGAGTTGAAGTCTATTGTCATTTGTTAA
- a CDS encoding DUF523 domain-containing protein — protein MKKKVIVSACLLGECCRYDGKTKKTDVVEEALKEYEIIPFCPEAPLFGTPRERINVLEIHGKKRIVTDETNKDVTQLLEDETNAFMKLHPKVERIILKSKSPSCGYGTTPVLNEKKETVKLGNGIAAELMSKYYKNIKIEDELNFMKHNPNESG, from the coding sequence ATGAAAAAAAAAGTAATCGTTTCTGCCTGTTTACTCGGTGAGTGTTGCCGTTATGACGGTAAAACAAAAAAGACAGATGTGGTAGAAGAGGCTTTAAAGGAGTATGAAATCATTCCTTTCTGCCCTGAAGCACCGCTTTTTGGAACGCCGAGAGAACGTATCAATGTTTTGGAAATACACGGAAAAAAGAGAATCGTGACAGATGAGACAAACAAAGACGTTACACAGCTTTTGGAAGACGAAACAAACGCTTTTATGAAACTGCATCCAAAGGTTGAGCGTATCATTCTCAAATCAAAGTCACCAAGCTGCGGATATGGTACGACTCCTGTTTTGAATGAGAAAAAAGAGACTGTGAAACTCGGCAACGGAATCGCTGCAGAGCTTATGAGCAAATATTACAAAAATATCAAAATCGAAGATGAATTAAATTTTATGAAACATAATCCAAACGAGTCAGGTTGA
- a CDS encoding DsrE family protein — protein MKKVILILTLLLSLVQAEDENAKAVYDLTTKNLAKFERNILKGIVFNKTLYANQLKELDVAVVIHGGAYRFFVKNLDTTIFKNDQKLQKAYKELKQRIATMADTYDVEFLMCGAAMDRNRLTKDDIVPFVKIIPNSTIGLINKQNDGFAYIPVGD, from the coding sequence ATGAAAAAAGTGATACTGATTTTAACCTTACTTCTTAGTCTGGTTCAGGCCGAAGATGAAAATGCAAAGGCAGTGTATGATTTGACAACAAAAAATTTGGCAAAATTTGAAAGAAATATACTCAAAGGAATTGTTTTCAACAAAACACTCTATGCAAACCAGCTCAAAGAGCTTGATGTGGCCGTTGTTATCCATGGAGGAGCCTACAGGTTTTTTGTAAAAAATCTGGACACTACCATCTTTAAAAATGATCAAAAACTTCAAAAAGCCTACAAAGAGCTCAAGCAGCGTATCGCCACAATGGCTGACACCTACGATGTGGAATTTCTAATGTGTGGAGCGGCAATGGACCGCAACAGGCTTACAAAAGATGACATTGTTCCTTTTGTAAAAATTATTCCAAACTCTACCATAGGACTTATCAACAAACAAAATGACGGTTTTGCCTATATTCCTGTAGGAGATTAA
- a CDS encoding rhodanese-like domain-containing protein: protein MKKLLLIIALLSTNLLMADIANKMVLIKEARKSVGEMPAKQLKALLDEGEDVIVLDVRESEQRAEGSIPYDEFNKENFVAITRGNLEWEAAKKIKDPDVLIVTYCRSGGRGALAAEVLKKMGYKNVTTLKGGLKGWVKAGYPVKTGLGEVVLKKEK from the coding sequence ATGAAAAAATTGTTGTTGATCATTGCATTGTTGAGTACCAACCTGCTTATGGCAGATATTGCAAATAAAATGGTGCTTATCAAAGAAGCCAGAAAAAGTGTGGGAGAGATGCCTGCAAAACAGCTTAAAGCTTTGCTTGATGAGGGTGAAGACGTCATTGTTCTGGATGTAAGAGAGAGTGAACAGCGAGCCGAGGGAAGTATTCCCTATGATGAGTTCAACAAAGAAAACTTTGTAGCCATTACACGCGGCAATCTGGAATGGGAAGCGGCGAAAAAGATCAAAGATCCTGATGTCCTGATAGTAACATATTGTCGAAGCGGAGGCAGAGGGGCATTGGCAGCCGAAGTGTTGAAAAAAATGGGTTACAAAAATGTAACCACGCTCAAAGGCGGGCTCAAAGGCTGGGTAAAAGCAGGATACCCTGTAAAAACAGGTCTGGGTGAAGTTGTACTAAAAAAAGAAAAGTGA
- a CDS encoding IS110 family transposase, which translates to MHYYVGIDIAKGFHVACVVNQDDKVIKKSLKFSNDENGFNELLLLLNSIDEVSTFTIGMEATGIFFENLYLYLSEKGFNVLLLNPYQTNRFREMDSMKKVKNDNIDALMIAALIKSGRYSKAYVSEDTYQSIKSLYRHKNNLLEEMKKHKRQISTLLAVVFPEMEQVIRDPFNVTGLALLEKYPTAKHYHHASVERILKTFRGIKGNNFNEEKATKLLELAKHSVYQGNGVDERAYVIKSHIRVIKLLQEELKELENEMLKLFNQTPQLESNEEQEIMNIIDNLRTIPGVSDKTIFALISECGDLARFKNNSHFIGYLGLYPTLEQSGNKLTYGAIAKRGAKLAKKALYQAAIAAIRHNEQLNKLFLDKVSQGRAKKEAVVIVARKLAHIILAIYKNNVAYNPQRVFQASLS; encoded by the coding sequence ATGCACTATTATGTAGGTATAGATATAGCAAAAGGTTTTCATGTTGCCTGTGTGGTTAATCAAGATGATAAAGTGATAAAGAAGTCACTTAAGTTCAGCAATGATGAGAATGGCTTTAATGAGCTACTTTTACTTTTAAACTCCATTGATGAAGTATCAACCTTTACCATTGGTATGGAAGCCACTGGAATTTTCTTTGAAAATCTCTATCTTTATCTGAGTGAAAAAGGATTTAATGTACTATTACTCAATCCTTATCAAACAAATAGATTTAGAGAGATGGACAGCATGAAGAAAGTAAAAAATGACAACATTGATGCTTTAATGATAGCAGCTCTTATTAAATCAGGCAGATACTCTAAAGCCTATGTAAGTGAAGATACTTATCAGAGTATCAAATCACTCTATAGACATAAGAATAATCTACTTGAAGAGATGAAAAAGCATAAAAGACAAATCTCTACACTCTTAGCTGTGGTATTCCCAGAGATGGAACAAGTGATAAGAGATCCCTTTAATGTGACAGGCTTGGCACTTTTAGAGAAGTATCCAACTGCAAAGCATTATCATCATGCGAGTGTAGAGAGAATACTAAAAACCTTTCGGGGTATCAAAGGCAATAACTTCAATGAAGAAAAAGCTACAAAGCTTTTAGAGTTAGCCAAACACTCTGTTTATCAAGGCAATGGTGTAGATGAGAGAGCTTATGTTATTAAATCTCATATCCGAGTGATTAAGCTTCTACAAGAGGAGCTTAAAGAGCTTGAGAATGAGATGTTAAAGCTTTTTAATCAAACACCGCAACTTGAGAGTAATGAAGAGCAAGAGATTATGAATATTATTGATAATCTTAGAACCATACCAGGTGTGAGTGATAAAACCATCTTTGCTCTTATTAGTGAGTGTGGAGACTTAGCGCGATTCAAAAATAATTCTCACTTCATTGGTTATTTAGGTCTTTATCCTACACTAGAGCAATCAGGTAATAAACTCACCTACGGTGCAATCGCAAAAAGAGGTGCAAAGCTTGCTAAAAAAGCTCTCTATCAAGCCGCTATTGCTGCCATTAGGCATAATGAGCAACTCAACAAGCTTTTTCTTGACAAGGTCTCTCAAGGTAGAGCCAAAAAGGAAGCTGTTGTGATTGTTGCAAGGAAGCTTGCACATATCATTTTAGCTATATATAAAAACAATGTTGCCTATAACCCACAAAGGGTATTTCAAGCATCACTATCCTAA
- a CDS encoding ArsR/SmtB family transcription factor: MLDMQQKIKIFKALGNETRFLIFKNVFTGGYTCSLDKKDPKVKVSPHATCVSTIAEHFDFSLPTISKHLKELREAGIITMEKKSNKIYIEPNMETIRELGGCFNTLVENFEANRELFFT, from the coding sequence ATGCTGGATATGCAACAAAAAATCAAGATATTCAAGGCGCTTGGGAATGAAACACGTTTTTTAATTTTTAAAAATGTTTTTACGGGCGGATATACATGTTCTCTTGATAAAAAAGATCCAAAGGTCAAGGTCAGTCCCCATGCAACCTGTGTAAGCACCATTGCCGAGCATTTTGATTTTTCACTGCCTACGATCTCAAAACATTTAAAAGAACTTCGAGAAGCCGGTATCATCACAATGGAAAAAAAATCAAATAAAATCTATATAGAACCGAATATGGAAACAATCCGGGAACTAGGGGGCTGTTTCAATACTTTGGTTGAAAATTTTGAAGCCAACCGGGAACTTTTTTTCACATAA
- a CDS encoding MBL fold metallo-hydrolase, translating into MKLTFLGTSAGKPTKERNVTALALEFDQDNKWYLFDCGEATQHQILRTSLCIGKLSTVFITHLHGDHCYGLPGLLSSKKLDKAFSPLTIYGPKGIKHFIECVTDTSQEHLGYTLKIVETEANSRIIFDKFILRVLPLVHSMESFAYFIQEHDTTDKLDEQKLRLAGLEPSPLYGELKRGNSIMHKGKEFLSKDYMLSPLPGRSLIIAGDNSEPDILGAYLENLDLLVHESTYTQKVYDALKTKFLHTTAKKLGEAAQKHHIKNLIATHISPRYSRGSSCDAEMICREIKFAYKGECFVAADFDVFYLDRKKKLQKL; encoded by the coding sequence TTGAAACTTACTTTTTTAGGAACAAGTGCCGGAAAACCGACAAAAGAGAGAAATGTCACAGCCCTTGCACTCGAATTTGACCAGGACAACAAATGGTATCTTTTTGACTGCGGGGAAGCTACGCAGCATCAGATACTCAGAACCTCTCTTTGCATTGGAAAACTCTCTACAGTCTTCATCACCCATCTCCACGGCGACCATTGCTACGGGCTTCCCGGACTGCTCTCTTCAAAAAAACTCGACAAAGCCTTTTCTCCTCTGACGATATATGGACCAAAAGGAATCAAACATTTCATTGAATGTGTTACAGACACTTCCCAAGAGCATCTGGGATATACGCTCAAAATAGTTGAGACAGAAGCAAACAGCAGAATAATCTTTGACAAATTCATCCTCCGTGTTCTCCCGCTTGTACACTCTATGGAAAGTTTTGCCTATTTTATACAAGAGCATGACACAACAGACAAACTTGATGAGCAAAAGCTGCGCCTGGCGGGACTCGAGCCTTCGCCTCTTTATGGAGAGCTTAAACGCGGAAACAGCATTATGCACAAAGGAAAAGAGTTTCTCTCAAAGGACTATATGCTGTCTCCCCTGCCGGGAAGAAGCCTCATAATAGCCGGAGACAACAGTGAACCTGATATTTTAGGCGCTTATCTGGAGAATCTTGATCTGCTGGTGCATGAAAGTACCTACACACAGAAAGTATACGATGCATTAAAGACAAAATTTCTTCATACTACAGCAAAAAAACTGGGTGAAGCGGCACAGAAACATCACATAAAAAATCTTATAGCTACCCACATCAGTCCAAGATATTCACGGGGAAGTTCCTGCGATGCAGAAATGATTTGCAGGGAGATAAAGTTTGCCTATAAAGGGGAATGTTTTGTTGCCGCTGATTTTGATGTTTTTTATCTTGACAGGAAGAAGAAACTTCAAAAGTTGTAA
- a CDS encoding oleate hydratase has product MNNYQRVHPHKPAGIENKRAFLIGSGIASLAAAEYLMRDGYMQGHQITIFEESSVAGGALDGAGNPQTGFVARGGREMEEHYECLWDLYAGVPSLEEEGRTVLDEFKELNDIDPNFSKVRVIYNRGEKQRSTGLGLEEKHIKELTKLLLKKEEDLGTMSVEEYFEASYFETDMWLYWRSMFAFEPWHSVVEMKRYMHRFMHLLPGMSTMRGLVFTKYNQYDSLTLPLKKLLEDKGVNFVFNTKVSDLEVDIQEEKKTITAIHLLQNSKEEVIETCENDLVFFTNGSMVENSSFGDMKRAPVLNRKEGACWALWKKLAQKDASFGKPEVFCSDIDKTKWESFTITARGPKMRKLLESFAERKFLPHKTATGGIITIKDSNWLMSVTVNRQPQYKNQPFEYTVAWAYALYPDNKGDFIDKKMSGCSGEELLKELLYHFGIDDKDMQEYVEECIVIPVMMPYITSQFMPRLQGDRPEVVPKGSVNLAFLGQFCEIKDDCVFTVEYSVRSAITAVYTLLKLNKNVPEIYPGQYDIRVLASAVKTMKSEHEGLIMRLIESVVKKKLKNTIFEKLL; this is encoded by the coding sequence ATGAATAATTATCAAAGAGTCCATCCGCACAAACCCGCAGGTATTGAAAACAAACGAGCTTTTTTGATTGGTTCGGGGATAGCTTCTTTGGCTGCTGCCGAGTATTTAATGCGTGACGGATATATGCAGGGTCATCAAATAACGATATTTGAAGAGAGCAGTGTGGCCGGTGGTGCGCTTGATGGCGCAGGCAATCCCCAAACGGGCTTTGTAGCGCGCGGAGGACGGGAGATGGAAGAGCATTATGAGTGTTTGTGGGATTTGTATGCCGGGGTCCCATCTCTGGAGGAGGAGGGAAGAACTGTTCTTGATGAGTTTAAAGAACTCAATGACATTGATCCGAATTTTTCAAAGGTACGCGTAATATACAACAGGGGAGAAAAACAGCGTTCAACAGGTTTGGGACTGGAAGAGAAACACATAAAAGAGTTGACAAAACTGCTTTTGAAAAAGGAAGAGGATTTGGGAACTATGAGTGTTGAAGAGTATTTTGAGGCATCCTATTTTGAGACAGACATGTGGCTGTACTGGAGAAGCATGTTTGCTTTTGAGCCGTGGCACAGTGTTGTCGAGATGAAGCGCTATATGCACCGTTTTATGCATCTTTTGCCGGGAATGAGTACGATGAGGGGCCTGGTGTTTACCAAGTATAACCAATACGATTCTTTGACCCTTCCGCTGAAAAAACTTTTAGAGGACAAAGGTGTCAATTTTGTTTTTAACACCAAAGTAAGTGATCTGGAAGTAGATATTCAGGAAGAGAAAAAGACGATAACCGCCATTCATCTGCTGCAAAACTCCAAAGAAGAAGTTATTGAGACATGTGAAAATGATTTGGTATTTTTTACCAACGGCTCAATGGTGGAAAACTCCTCTTTTGGAGATATGAAGAGGGCTCCTGTTTTAAATAGAAAAGAGGGTGCCTGCTGGGCTTTGTGGAAAAAACTGGCACAAAAAGATGCGTCTTTCGGCAAACCGGAAGTTTTTTGCAGTGATATAGACAAAACAAAATGGGAATCGTTTACGATAACTGCCAGGGGACCAAAAATGCGTAAACTTTTGGAGAGTTTTGCCGAGAGAAAATTTTTGCCGCACAAAACGGCAACGGGCGGAATTATTACCATTAAAGATTCGAACTGGCTTATGAGTGTTACGGTAAACAGGCAGCCGCAGTATAAAAACCAGCCATTTGAGTATACGGTTGCCTGGGCATATGCACTCTATCCGGACAACAAAGGCGACTTTATCGACAAGAAGATGAGCGGATGTTCCGGAGAAGAATTGTTAAAGGAACTGTTATACCATTTTGGAATAGATGACAAGGATATGCAGGAATATGTTGAGGAGTGCATCGTGATTCCTGTGATGATGCCTTATATAACAAGCCAGTTTATGCCAAGGCTTCAAGGCGACAGACCGGAAGTTGTACCAAAAGGGAGTGTGAATCTGGCTTTTTTGGGGCAGTTCTGTGAGATTAAAGATGATTGCGTCTTTACTGTTGAATACTCTGTCCGTTCTGCAATTACCGCTGTGTATACACTATTGAAACTCAATAAAAATGTACCGGAGATATATCCGGGCCAGTATGATATTCGTGTGTTGGCAAGTGCTGTCAAAACGATGAAAAGTGAGCATGAAGGCTTGATAATGCGTTTGATTGAGAGTGTTGTCAAAAAGAAATTAAAAAATACCATTTTTGAAAAGTTGCTTTAA